A segment of the bacterium genome:
GATCGAAGTCGACCAGCACCACCGGCCGGCCGAAGCGCAGGGCCAGGGCGATCTCGCTGAGGGTGCCGCCGGTGCCGCGGCAGGCCACGACCACGTCGCTGGCCAGGATGTTGATGACGTTGCGCGCGGCGCCCATGCCGGTGGGAATGACCAGGTCGAGGCCCGCCGCGCCGCCGTCGCGGTCGTCGTCGTAGAGGATGCCCACGGTCAGGCCGTCGGCCTCGCGGGCGCCCGTCACCGAGGCCTGCATGACGCCGGTGGCCCGACCGCCGGAGATCAGCACCCAGCCGTTGGCGGCGATGAGGCGGCCCATCTCGCGGGCCACGGCGGTCGTGCGCGCGTCGGCCACGGCGCCGCCCATGACCCCGATGCAGGTGCGGCGTGGGGACATCAGAATCCTCCCTCGCGGATCTGGTCGGGGTCGGGCAGCAGCTTCTCGAGCCGCGACGTGTCGACCTCGGGGTGGAAGCCGCCCGAGGGCAGGAAACGCACGTCGGCGCGGCTGGCCCCGAGGCCCTGGGCCAGCATGGACAGGGTCTGGGTGGCCGAGCGCTGGGCCCGGTCGGTGGCCTTGGCCACCAGTTCGCCGGCGAAACCCTCGGCCTGCTGCCGGGTCTCGGCGATGAGCTTGTTCTTGGCCTCGACGCTGAAGCCGCCCGTGAACACGCGCCCGATCACCTCGGGGACGATCAGCGGGACGAGCTTGGTGTTGTCCTCGCTGTGGATGTGCATGTCGCGGATCAGCACCTCGTGGCGGCAGGGCGGCAGCACGAACTCGTACTCGGCCGCGGCCAGGGGCACGATCTCGAAGCGGGGATCGGTCAGGTCGTAGCGGAAGTCGATGTCGAACTCGATGACTAGGGTGATGCGCCGCTCGCTCAGCAGCCAGCCGAGGTACTTGCGGCCGAATTCCCCGAACCAGTGTTCGCTGGCGGTGATGACTTCCTTGGTCATGATGCGGAAGACGCTCAGCTCGCCCACGGTGCGCATGCTCGTGACGAAACTCTCGTGGGAGACGCGGGCCGGGGCCGCGGCGCCGCGGCCCCGGCGGGCCAGCTTCCACACCGCCCAGGCCACGAGGGCGACGAGCACCCCGCCGGCGAATCCGATCAGCAGTTTGTCCAAGGGCGGGCTCCTGGTCCGGGGTGCGGAGGCGACGACCGGCACAGGATGGCAAAAAGGCGCCGGCCGATCAAGCGGGGATCGGCCGGCGGCGGCGGAGTCGGGGCCGGCTCAGGCCGGCTGGGGCTGGACGAGCGCCGCGACCTCGGCGCGTGAGAAGACGATGCCCAGGCGCGGCAGTTCCTCGGTGCCCGCCGGTGCGTTGGCGCCGCTTTCGAGCAGCAGCGCGGCGCGAGCCTCCTGGGTGGCCAGGAAGGGCATGAGCTGACCGATCTGCTGCTGGGTCAGGCACTGGGAGTCGATGAGCACCAGGCCCACCCGCTCGCTCCCGGCGACCTGGTTGAAGAAGTCGTCCATGGGGAAGATGGTGTGGCCGAAATGATTCAGCAGGGTCTGGGCCCATTCGCGCCGCTCGTCCTCGGTGGTGACGACGACGCACGACGTGAGGGCGCCCGCCTCGGCCTGCCGCGACGCGCCGGTGCCGGCGATCTTCATGAACGACTGCATGTCCTCGATCTTCTGGTCCATGGTCGTCAGGGCGGTCTTGATGGCGTCGAGGCTCACGCCGAGACCGCGCATGAGGGACAGCAGGTCGGCCTCCGACGCGGTGTTCTCGAAGGAACCACCGTGGATGATGGCCATGACGTCGGCCAGGGCGACGAGGTTCGTCAACGGACGTTCGCCGTCGGTGGCGCGGGCCACGTCATGATGGAAACGGGCGGCGTCGCAGAACGGGTCCGGCAGCTGCCAGTACTGCAGCAGCCCCTGCC
Coding sequences within it:
- a CDS encoding HDOD domain-containing protein is translated as MSTDRIKARIMTVMRNLPPLPEVTRQLMSVLNNDNASANDVAKVLSSDQALAGKVLKLVNSSFYGVPKEVTTISRAVVILGFTGIRNLALGFGSVEALQKLGDKVDMSEFWNHALANGAACQALVPHLNRRIDPEEAFIAGLMHDIGAYVLATAVPDIYAPILADTAGDRLVREAEEIGLTHAQVGQGLLQYWQLPDPFCDAARFHHDVARATDGERPLTNLVALADVMAIIHGGSFENTASEADLLSLMRGLGVSLDAIKTALTTMDQKIEDMQSFMKIAGTGASRQAEAGALTSCVVVTTEDERREWAQTLLNHFGHTIFPMDDFFNQVAGSERVGLVLIDSQCLTQQQIGQLMPFLATQEARAALLLESGANAPAGTEELPRLGIVFSRAEVAALVQPQPA
- a CDS encoding DUF4230 domain-containing protein produces the protein MDKLLIGFAGGVLVALVAWAVWKLARRGRGAAAPARVSHESFVTSMRTVGELSVFRIMTKEVITASEHWFGEFGRKYLGWLLSERRITLVIEFDIDFRYDLTDPRFEIVPLAAAEYEFVLPPCRHEVLIRDMHIHSEDNTKLVPLIVPEVIGRVFTGGFSVEAKNKLIAETRQQAEGFAGELVAKATDRAQRSATQTLSMLAQGLGASRADVRFLPSGGFHPEVDTSRLEKLLPDPDQIREGGF
- a CDS encoding DNA-binding protein — its product is MSPRRTCIGVMGGAVADARTTAVAREMGRLIAANGWVLISGGRATGVMQASVTGAREADGLTVGILYDDDRDGGAAGLDLVIPTGMGAARNVINILASDVVVACRGTGGTLSEIALALRFGRPVVLVDFDPGEAFLRAGAPDAEYSLVATPAEAVERIRTYLAARDRS